Genomic window (Candidatus Thermoplasmatota archaeon):
GGAGCGTATACTGGGGGAATATTTAACGATAATACTCCTGCTCAGATCAACCATGCTGTTTCGTTAGTTGGTTGGGATGATACATTAGGAACACAAGGAGTATGGATTCTTCGAAATTCATGGGGTCCTAATTGGGGCGATAACGGATATATGTATATCGAGTATGGTGTTTGTAAAGTTGGATATGCAGCATGTTATGTTGTTTATCCAGTAAAAACCGATATTGCAATATCTGGCGGGCTGACAGGTGTTAAGATTGATATAACAAATAGGGCAAATATAACATCAACAGACATCAACTGGGAGTTTTCGATGACAGGAGGATTAAAAAAAGCTATCGATTTTTCATTACAAAGTACTATTGATACTCTTGAACCAGGTAAAACCGTTCACAAAAGAGTTACTCGTTTTGGTTTTGGATATATCCAGATTAGTATTTCTGCAGATCCATTAAAAAGTGGGAAGGTAGCAAAAACAGCCAATGCGCTCTTATGCGGATTAACTGTAATTCTTCTACCAAACCAATAATCAAAAAGAAAAGTAAAGTTATTTTATTGCGAATTTATGAAGCCAATTTTTCGAACCAACTTTAGTTACCTGGATTTTATCTTCTCGTGCAAGCCATCCAAGAGCACTATAGGCATCCCGTTCGTCAATTTCGGCAAGATCTGCAATGGAGGATACATCAATATTCGTATTGGTACTTAACGTCGTCCACACCTTTCCCGCATCAGTTCCAATTTTTGGTGTTAAA
Coding sequences:
- a CDS encoding winged helix-turn-helix domain-containing protein, producing the protein MKNIIDDFGKSAGKIWQTLNENGPLTESKLLKMTRLSEEKFYAAVGWLARENKICKNGSRYQLGDTNLTPKIGTDAGKVWTTLSTNTNIDVSSIADLAEIDERDAYSALGWLAREDKIQVTKVGSKNWLHKFAIK